GGGacctggggagagggagagtcCGCACGTGACAATGATCCCGGGGCACAAGGGTGGGCAAGACTGGGTGCCCTGCGTGAGTACCTGTGTGCCTGTGAATGAGTAACTCATTCCCTGTGTCCCAGAGTGGGTGACCCTGAGCGTACAACATCTCCCTGAGTGTACCTGGGCCCACGGATATATACAAACCCCAAGCGTGTACCCATGTGTGTAATCGTGCCCGTGAGTGTATCTATGCCACTGAGCATGCATCCATGAGTGTACATGACTCTAATGTACTATGTCCACTGCTCATGCatgcactttattttttgttttgttttgttttttgagacagggtcttcctctgtcacccatgctggagggcagtggtacgatcatgactcattgcagcctcgacctcctgggctcaggtgatcctcctgcctcagcctcctgagtagctgggattacaggttcacaccaccacacctggctaatttttttttaaagaggtgggggtctcactgtgttgaccaggttggtctcaaactcctggccctcagtgattctcccacctccgtctccgaaaatgctggggttacaggcgggagccaccgcgcccggccacacggATGCACTTAAGGCGATTGAACCCATGCCCAAGGGCATAGGAGTGTCTGGAAACGTGAACAGGTGTGTCCATGTGCAAGGGTATACATGGGCCCATTGTCATACGCGTGCCCTGAGCGGATGACTAGGCCTGCAAGCGTCCCCTCCAGCGTGGGCCACCCAGAGTCAGCGAGACCCTGACCACGCGCGGAGCAGCGATCACAGCCGCGGGCCAAGTCCCGGGGTCCAGCTCCACGGACTCGCGCGCCCCCGTGCGGCTGCTCTCGTCGGCGCGCCTGCGCACGCACTCCTGGCCTGTCGCGCGCCTGCGCACGCAGCGCCTTTTACGGCGCCGTAAAGCAGCTCTGCCCAGCCGAAGGCTGCGGTTcctggtgagaccctgtctgccCCCCTTGCCCGCGCCGGGCCTTGTGCGCTCCCGACCCCTTCCCCGCGGGTCTGTGGGTACTGGGCTGGGGTCTCGGCGTCCACGATCCCGGGTCCGCTCGCTTCTGCCCCCTTCAGGAAACTGCGAGGAGGGTGGGTTTCTCCCCATTGTAGAGGTACGGGGCGAGAGTCGCGGGGCCGAGTCCCTGCGGCGGTTCAGCTCACTTCAGCCCGCATCGCAGCCCGGTGGTGGGGTCTTAACCATCCCCCTCTCATCTCGCGCGCCCACGGCCCTCGCCACGGACGGATCTGCATGCTGAGGCTGGGGCGACCCGGAGCCCCTGGGACCTCCCTCCCCTCGCCGCTAGTTCTCCCACCTCCCACGCAGACCTCGTTGGGGTCGGCTCAGCATCCACAGACCTCCCCATGCATGGTGGGGGCGGGTTCTCAGCTGCGTCTCCAAACCCGTCTCGGCGCCCGCCCCCTACCCCATTTCTCTCCAGGAGCCCCCTGCcccatctccctctccctgcaCCGACAGCTGATGGGAGGACCACAGTTGCTCAGCATCCAGCTTCCTCTCTGGAGAGCACGGGGGTGGGAGGCTCCCAACACCTCTGGGCCCCttctcccagccttcagaacccaGGCCCATCCGCGTCTCAAAGGACGAAGGGTTCCATGCGTGACACATCGGAGCTGCCTGAGGGCTTGGGGTTGGGGATTCCCCGCTCCTTCTCCCTGGCCCCACGGATCTCACCTGTTCAAGCCCCCAACCCTCCTGGCCTTTGGTCTTGACATGCTCCTATcccactcccaccctccaccccctttACTCTGCCTTTCCGCAGGAAGCAGGCAGGAAAGTTCCCGAGGGTCGTCTGTGCTGAAGCGCATGACGGGGCAGGGGTGACTGCCCATATCCCCTTGTGGTAACTCATCTCTGTCACCTCCCTGCCCTAGATCTGACGCCCCTCCCCCCATACACTAGTTTTCTAGTTACTCCCGTAGGTGGTGGAGCGGACAGGAAGGCGCTTTTCGCAATTGAACAGTCTGCGTGCCCGAGAGTTAGGTGGTTTCCGGCGCCCTCTTCTGTTCCCCCTCGTGtctctcctcccaccttgtccCTACTCCTGCTGGCTCGCTGCCTGCCGAGGGTGTAAGCCTCCCCACTTCCCTGATTTATCAGGTTACATGTAATCGAGGCGTGTTTTACGCGCATCTCTTTGCACGTGGGAAGTCGGCACCGGAACACACAACGGTGGCGTGGGGTGAGGGTGTCCCAGGGCCCCTCGTggttctcccttcttccctccccgcCTGGTCCCCTTCCCAGTTGCCCCTGACACCCGCGCTTCTTAGTCTCCCAGCAGGGCGGCGGCGGCATGGAGGCGCGCTTCACGCGCGGGAAGTCGGTGCTGCTGGAGCGCGCGCTAGCGCGGCCGCGCACGGAGGTGAGCCTGAGCGCCTTCGCACTGCTGTTCTCTGAGCTGGTGCAGCACTGCCAGAGCCGCGTCTTCTCCGTGGCCGAGCTGCAGGCGCGCCTGGCGGCGCTGGGCCGCCAGGTGGGCGCACGCGTGCTGGATGCGCTGGTGGCGCGCGAAAAGGGTGCCCGGCGTGAGACCAAGGTGCTGGGCGCGTTGCTCTTCGTCAAAGGTGCCGTGTGGAAGGCGCTCTTCGGCAAGGAGGCGGACAAGCTAGAGCAGGCCAACGATGACGCGCGTACCTTCTACATCATCGAGCGCGAGCCGCTCATCAACACCTACATCTCCGTGCCCAAGGAGAACAGCACGCTCAACTGCGCCAGCTTCACGGCGGGCATCGTGGAGGCGGTGCTCACACACAGCGGTTTCCCTGCCAAGGTCACGGCGCACTGGCACAAGGGCACCACGCTCATGATCAAGTTCGAGGAGGCGGTCATCGCTCGAGACCGGGCCCTGGAGGGCCGCTGACGCTGCCGGAGATAAAGGATACAGAGAGCCCCTCCCCAAGTGTGTCTTGTGTCTTGTGTGGGGGCCTCAGATCCACTCAGTACCTTGAGCCACAGCCCTGccccaggctggggagggagacCAGGTCCAAATGTGTTTACAATagagtgggggtggtgggggcaggTCTGGCCATAGGGTTGGGGGGTTGAgtgaggccaggggtggtgggaAGAAACAAACTGGACAGAAGGATTTGGTGGGAAATGCTGGCAGGTTCTGGAATCACGGTTGGAGAATATCTGCAGGCTTTAGGGGGCATGGGGTTCTGGGAGACCATCAGGCCGAGACAGACTCCTTTAGACTTGTAGTGGGCGAAGTGCCAGATGGGCAATATTTTATGCcattagtctttattttttattattttttatttgttgagatagagtcttgctgtcacccaggctggagtgcagtggcaccatctcacctcactgcaacctccaactctggggttcacacgattctcctgcctcagcttcccaagtagctgggattacacctggctaatctttgtagttttagtagagatggggtttcaccatgttggtcaggctggtcttgaactcctgacctcaggtgatctgcccacttaagtctcccaaagtgctgggattacaggcgtgaaccactgtgctcggccGCCATGTGGTCTTGTCCCATTACTCTGCCTACGTATTGAAAGCAACCACAGACAACATGGAAAGGAGTGGGTGTCACCATGTACCTAGAAAACAGGCTGAGGGGAATTGTTTGCCTTTCtccctcatttattttatttttcagagacagggtatcgttctgtcgcccaggctagagtacagtggcacagtcatagctcactgcagccatgaactcctgggctcaagcgatccacctgccccagcctcccaagtagctgggaccacaggtgcacaccaccgcggccagctaatttttaaaaaatttttgtagagatgggggtctcactaggttgccctaggctggtctcgaactcttggcctcaagcgatcttcccgcctcggcctccctaagtgctggggttacaggtgtgagccaaatCGAAGTGTGTTCTGAAGATCAGCAGTAGCAGCATCAACGGGGAGTTGATCCATAATGCAGTCTCAGGCCCACCCCAAAGCTGCTGAATCTGAGGCTGCATTTTAGCCAGGCCTCCAGGGTATTCCTAGGGACCTTAGATTGAGATGCAGGCTTTAGGGTATCAGAATTGCCAGGaggggctgggtgcgatggctcatgcctataatcccaacactttgggaggctgaggcgggtggatcacgtaaagtcaggagttcaagaccagcctggctaacatgatgaaaccccttctctactaaaaatacgaaacattagctgggtgtggtggcacttgcctgtaatctcagctacttgggaggctgaggcaggagaatcgctcaaacccaggaggtggaggttgcagtgagccgagattgcgccattgcactccagcctgggcaacaagagtgaaactccaactaaaaaaaaaaaagggcgcggtggctcatgcctgtaatcccagcactttgggaggctgaggcaggtggatcatgaggtctagGAGGATcacgaggagtttgagaccagatcgGCTAATATGGTggaaccttgtctgtactaaaaatacaaaaattagctgggcatggaggtgcatgcctgtaatcccagctacttgggaggctgagacaggagaatcgcttgaatctgggaggcggaggttgtagtaagccgagatcacaccactgccctccagcctagacggcagagtgagactccatctcaaaaaaaaaaaaaaaaaaagaatggccagGAGGGCTTGTTGCAACCCAGGTAGCAGGGCTGTACCCTCAGACTTCCAGATTCTGAAGCTTTGAGGTGTGCCTGAGAATGTGCagttctaacaagttcccaggagcCACTGATGCCCCTGGGACTACCCTTTGAGAACTGTGGCTCTGGAGACCTCCCTGTCAAAGTCCAGAACTGTCTGGaggctaattttatatatatataattatatatattatatataaataatatatattgtatttatatgtaaatatatataaatatataaaatataatacatattataaataatatatacaatatatattatatatattatatatatttgatatatatattattattattatatatatttaaatatatatatttaaaacatatatatatttgagatggagtcttgctgtgacgcccaggctggagcgcagtggcgcagtcttggctcactgcaacctctgcctcccaggttcaagccattctcctacctcagtctcctgagtagctgggattacaggcgtccatcaccacacctggctaatttttgtatttttagtagagacgtggtttcaccgtgttggccagtctggtcaaTACTTTAAAGTTAATCTTAAAGTTCAGGATGATACAAACACATtttccttgttaaaaaaaaaaataagtgggaTGCAATggtgcacacctggagtcccagctattcaggaggctgaggcaggagaatcgcttgagggcagggattggagtccagcctgggcaacatagtgaaaccttgtctgaaaagatttgaaataaggccgggcgtggcagcttatgtctgtaatcacagcactttgggaggccgaggtgagcagatcacttgaggctggaagttcgagaccaacctggtcaatatggcaaaacccatctttactaaaaatacaaaaattagctgggtgtgggggtgggcacctggaatcccagctactcgggaggctaaggcgggaggatcacttgaacctgggaagcggaggttgaaatgagccaagatcgcgccactggcactccagcctcggtgacagagtgagaccttgtcttagaaaaaaacaaaaaaatgtattacaCCTCAggcaattttcctttctctttttgttcacCACACTTAGTTCCTGATCGCTTCTCCTCCCCAAGAAAAGTCCTtccagatttttgtgtgtgtgtgtttttttttttttttttttttttttgagacggagtctcgctctgttgcccaggctggagtgcagtggccggatctcagctcactgcaagctctgcctcccgggttcatgccattctcctgcctcagcctccctagtagctgggactacaggcgcccgccaggtcgcccggctagttttttgtatttttagtagagacggggtttcaccatgttagccaggatggtcttgatctcctgacctcgtgatccacccgtctcggcctcccaaagtgctgggattacaggcttgagccaccgcgcccggccgttttttttttttttttttgagacggagtctcgctctgtcccccaggctggagtgcagtggcacgatctcggctcactgcaagctccgcctcctgggttcccgccattctcctgcctcagccttccaagtagcggggactacaggtgcccaccacctcgtccggctaattttttgtattatttagtagagacggggcttcaccgtgttagccaggatggtctcgatctcctgacctcgtgatccgcccgtctcggcctcccaaattgctgaaattacaggcttgagccaccttcCAGATTTTTGAGGGGATCTGTGATCCAATCTTCCCTGCTTCCTTTCCCCCGCCCCCCAGGATGTGAACAGACAGATCTGTTGAGGAAAGGAACTGCAGGGACTGTCAGCTGAGCTCCCCTCACTGGTTATGAGAAAGACCAAAGGGGTCGGTGTCTAGATTTGTTGGGGATGCTCCATTGGACTGCCTGGTGGACTAGGGCTGAGGGCTTGGTCAGGGCAGTCGCAGTCATCCCAGCAAGAGGTGTTGAGCTGGGTGGGCTTCAGCACACTGGGGAGAAAGTGGTGCATCTAGGATGAATGAAACCATGGAGCAACCACCACGCATAGCCCAGGGCTGATCCTGGAATAGCTGTTGGCTGGTGGAGGTGGCGCTGGGAGAGGGCTTGGGCAGGGTGATGGCCTGAATCTGGAATGATGGGGAGGCGTCTAGGGGGCCAGCAGATGCACAGGTCTTGGGGTTTGGGGTCTGGAGTTTTGGAGGGAGGTCTGGGCATCAGCACAGACACAGAAACCACAGTCCTGgatgggggacagagggagggaaacATGGTGTCTGAGAAGCTGGATTTCAGAGCAAAATGCAGGACGCTTTGGGCTAAGCAGCCCCAGGCAGGTCCTCTGAGACCCTGGTGAGAGGGGCTTCCCGGGTCCAGAGGCCAGGCTGTGAAGGATGTCAGAGAAatcaggagggaggaaaggaagaggggCTGCGGGAATTTGTAAGCTGGGAGTGCAGGGCCCAGGGTCTGTTCCCATGCGCCGTCCTCACCCAGCCACCGCCGTCCTTACCTGGCCACCGAGGCTGAGTTAGGGGGCTTGAGAAGGGAGAAGGTTTGAACAAGCTGTAGGGTTATGAGGCTGGGCCTGGGGTTGGGGCAAGGGAGGCTGATGAGAAAAAAGAGGAGCCTGTGATCCGGCAGCTTCTGATCACAGCAGCTCTAACTTAGAGTGCTTTGAGCTGCAAAGAAGATCTCCCCTGGACCCTCCACGTGGGTGGGTGAGAAGAGGAGGAACCGGGCACCAGCCCTTGGTGAGCTGGGCAAGCAGCATCACCTCATTTCACAGGCAGGTTCCAAAAGAAGTCATGTACCCATGGTCACACagattaattattattttttgagatggagtctcactctgtcgcccaggctggagtgcagtgatgcgatctcagcctcccaggttcaagcaattctcctgcctcagcctcccaaatagttgggactacaggtggccaccaccacgcccacttatttttttttatttttagtagagacgggtgggggttcaccatgttgaccaggctggtctcaaactcctgatctcaggtcaccgcccacctcagcctcccaaaatgctgggattacagatgtgagccaccatgcccagcccagatttATTAATTTGACAGGTATTTTGTCAagcgcctactgtgtgccaggccccagGGACACAGCTGGGAACAAAACAAAGGCAGTGGCCTCCTAAAGCTCATTCTACCTGGGGTGACCAGCAGCACACAAATGAGAAGATGGCAAGTTTTGTTGAAAGGAGGGCTGTGGTGAGAATGTGCAGCGAGGAGTGGGGAATGAGGGCTGGGGAGTCAGGGTGTAATTGAAGTGTGGGCAGGGATGGGAAGGCACTCAGGACAGGCTCCACGGAGAGGAGAGGCTTGGAAGACGGAAGGAGCAGAGAGAAGGACAGGTGCAAAGACCCAGTGACAGGAGCGAGCTGGCGTGTTCAAGGAACGGTGGGGAGGGGCTCTGTGGTCATCAGGGGGAACCTATAGGATGTTGGCTcgttttctcaatttttttgtttgtctgtttgaaacggagtcttgctctgttgcccaggctgtagtggcaGTGGCGTGATGTCGACTTACTGcgacttccacctcccgggttcaagcaattctcctgcctcagcctccctagttgctgggattacaggtgtttgctaccacgcccagctaatttttgtattttttttctttttctttttttttttttttttgagacggagtctcgctctgtcgcccaggctggagtacagtggccggatctcagctcactgcaagctccgcctcccaggtttacgccattctcctgcctcagcctcccgagtagctaggactacaggcgcctgccacctcgcccggctagttttttgtattttttagtagagacggggtttcaccgtgttagccaggatggtctcgatctcctgacctcgtgatccgcccgtctcggcctcccaaagtgctgggattacaggcttgagccactgcgcccggcctaatttttgtatttttagtagagacggggtttcaccatgttggccaggctgttcttgaactcctgacctcaagtgatctgcccaccttggcctcccaaaatgttgggattacaggcgtgagccactgcgctgggcttGCTTTGGCTTTCtcgctgctgctgcttcttcttcttcttcttcttcttcttcttcttcttcttcttcttcttctcgtCATTCTTCTATAGTACTATTAATATCCTCCTAACTTCCTCCTCCCCTTAACTCCTCCACTGCCTCCTCCCCTTacatccttccccttccccttcccttccctcctccttctcctcctttttcttcctcctcctccttcttccttctttcttccttcttcttccttcttcttccttcttcttccttcttctttctccttcttctccttcttctcctttcttcttctcttcttttcttcttcttcttcttttttttttttttgagacaggttctcacggGCGACCAGGctgagtgcagaggcacaatcctcccacctcagcctcccaagcagctgggactaaggcgcccaccactacgcctggctgatttttgtgtactggacctcagtatgttgcccaggctggcctcaaactcctggactcgagcagtcctcccacctcagcctcccaaagtgctgggatgacaggcatgagccactgcacccagctggcttTGGCCTTTTCTCTGAGCTGGAGGAAACTTTTGGAAAGGGGGCAGTGAAGAGAGAGCCCCGAGTGGAGGCAACTGCTCCAGTCGGGGCAGTGGCAGGAGGGGTGAGCAGTGAGTGATTGTGGACGCTGTTTGACAGCAGAGCCCACAGACTTTTCTTATGGACTTGGACTTGGAGGTGGTATcaggggaaagggaagaggcGCAATGATCCCAGTGCTGGCCTGAGCCACTGGGAGAGGAGTGTGGAGAAGGACCCTGTTCTCCTGGCCTCCCTTCATGGCCTCGGGCATGGGCTGACCTTGGCTGAGCCTGAGGCTggtgccacctcagcctcccagacccTGAATAGGGTTAACACCTCCAGACCTGAAATGGCCTCCGGTTGAACAGGCCAACTCCCCATCAGCTTGTCCAGCCAGCCAGCACTTACTGAGCGCCTTCTGTGTACCAAGCCCTGTTCTGGGTACTTCCATGAGTCAACTCACGCCCTCCCCGCCTCAGGATGATCCACTGCCTTCCCTACAATATTCCAAGGCGCCATTGGACTTCAGAGTCTTCATGTCCTGCACCTTCTCCTTGtaacaaaggaggaaaaaacaaaaacgggGGATAGAATTCTACTTCAGTTGCTCCtcaatttgtttctttcttttttcttcttctctcttttttt
This Rhinopithecus roxellana isolate Shanxi Qingling chromosome 8, ASM756505v1, whole genome shotgun sequence DNA region includes the following protein-coding sequences:
- the TRAPPC5 gene encoding trafficking protein particle complex subunit 5, coding for MEARFTRGKSVLLERALARPRTEVSLSAFALLFSELVQHCQSRVFSVAELQARLAALGRQVGARVLDALVAREKGARRETKVLGALLFVKGAVWKALFGKEADKLEQANDDARTFYIIEREPLINTYISVPKENSTLNCASFTAGIVEAVLTHSGFPAKVTAHWHKGTTLMIKFEEAVIARDRALEGR